gacaatgctagtacattctggaaaaatgcgaacgaggaaaccaaagggtataaatgacaacagatgaagaggcgctgtaattcagtttgatttgcgttgtcaagcagttacgactaagacgatatctagcgagcaatagcagtattattttgaaagtcagtttcatttaagctatcagtttggttattaagctattcgttgcacagtttgagtgttattgtgaagtattttaataaaggccatttttccattattcaatattggagttatttattcaaaagtttagcgatacgaacctagcaaaagggcaaataagaggatttgcagcaaattcgttacaatattttattgtttgacttttaaattttagcTCTCTTTTTGTTtctataccattttttttttttttcaaaatagatttttttcttaagttgatactaattttaaatttttcttcttttgagCATTGAGgagtaatatattaaaaatatttagacaATTAAAACTGATAATGAGACCAGTTCGAAAATCGGCAAAAATTAGCGATTTTTGATGATGTGCTCCAATATCAAACGTATTCCAAGACAAGAAAAAGGATATACAGATAATGAGTTATCCAAATATGTTAAGCAATTCTTGTTTATTATTTGCACAATCTTCAAAATTACCAGACTAACATTCAAACGAGTTCATACTTACCAAAATTCGCAAAACAGATTTAcatttttgaataatattttaagGATTATATATGTAAATCAACTTGCTTTTATGTCTTTGtggttacaaaaataaataaaaatagcgcgaattttaaattttttatatatacaagtTGGCGGACCCGTCCCTACATgccttatgccgactccgaaaggcgtTTGCAAGCAGATAAGCTTGTAATGGCAGAAATACTAAATTACTGCAAAGGGGTTGCACCGATTGTTTCTATGAAAATCACTTATTTTAAAGATTTTGAAGCTGCATTTTACTGTCCTTAACCACATTCCcttgtgggttaggggttagaatatgcccaccgtaggtataccggtcgtaaaaggcgacaaTAATACGATGGctaaccaatccatgagtaaggtgattttactcgaaagggagcagggtatcaccctgtgggaccctaggcatgGTATTTATAAAagctgctaccgcgggagcaggaaaagCCAGTTGTTACCCGATGCACTGTATCGTACGATGCTTGTATTCAGGTCTCATCttctgtcctgggatggcccccttgtgggagcatcgcggtggctgtggtttcaaataagagttcactttatgacacgctctgagtagacttgttttccatTGGGGCGTACAAACCCCGTACAACCCATGGcaattcggtctcttgcttgtcacagtatacccaatttcattgaaaaactgACCTGAGGGACAGACGAAAgagttggtcacatcccataattgtgacAACCGGAGTGTAAACCGTTGATAGATGGtgaaacgtatgtctatcgtcagccgaaaacagtcgataattgtacgagtgggccggtgctcatcttgtcttttgagatgtttgaagctgctttagactgcgttgcGAATAAgaggcgttcgcagaatggatggccacatccaaaaaaaTGTGGCAGATTTGATGTtatcagatcactgcagtgtggccgaCCGCatttgcaaagatattgctgagGCGGGAAAACCCCCCAACACAGTTATATGGTTGGAAAGGTTGACCACAGCCCTAAATTGTGGATAAACGGAGCGTAATTTTGATGAATAAAGAGGAAGTTTATACAACAAGCGAGTTTATTAGAGTTGTATGCCACAGTAGCAAATAATGATGAATATGTGGGCACGTATAAGTAGCAAATAATGAAGATCACAGTTGCAAATAAAACTGAATGAAACGTTTGGCTGGGTTCAGTAGCAACATGATCTTAAACGCACAAGTACCTGTGACTAACGAGATGTGGTCTTGATGTTTAGTGAAGATGTATCTTGAGagtgtttgtgtcgtaagtaATAGTGAATATCACTGTCTGTCCTCTACCGCacagatagttttattcacaaggaattatatgacgcTCTCACTCTATGGAACATTTAAACAGCTATTCATTCTTAAGGAAAGATACTTGCGCTGATAGGTTACATCGGTAATTGGTTCACGGCGAACGGGCGTTTTTGATCATAACAAGATGGTGCATAGCGTTGAATGGGGGGTGCCACCTTCAAGTAATGTCTGAGCAAAACCAGTACTGTACATCGTTGtgacactgcaggacagaaaaggttggtcacattcctaaattgctaCAAAAACACAAGATTTCAAAATAAATGAAAGAGGGATACTGatgcaagcacggaactcgcggtggagttgccgtgcaaccgggtgccatttaGCCGAAATGGAAGGGGAGGGTGGATAGTCCTCCCCGGCCAAAACAAGGCTGGTCGACTTGAacacccagctcaccgattggtaccaacttgttaggccgaaggtcaacggacattgatctgtgtttaaCACCGTGGGATAGGTCTTTTAAGATAGGTACCCATGTTAAGCACTAATCGCCTCTCTTTAACCACacgatcttcgatgtggtaggttagcacgttaccatcacaccacgaaccataaaataaataaaaataatataaaatagaagctaaaaaaaatataaacaaaatagcacaaactaaagtaaaatgaaataaaaacaagtaaggaagcgaCTCTCATCGACTGTGCCGAggacttcatacttttcatgaaaggggctgaacaataatcttatcccattcgcaatatccaaataatcggcttataagatatgaaatatatggtgaacatatgtacatacctaagcgttttttaagataaatttaaataaacaagtaaggatggctaagttcgggcgtaaccgaacattacatactcagctgagagctttggagacacaataaggggaaatcaccatttaggaaaatgaacctagggtaaccctggaatttgtttgtatgacatgggtatcaaatggaaggtattaaagagtgttttaaaaaagtgtgccttagttctataggtggacgcctttcgagatcgccataaaggtggatcgggggtgactctagaatgcgtttgtatgatatgggtatcaaatgaaagccgctaatgagtgttttaaaagggagtgggccatagttccataggtaaacccattttcgagatatcgccataaaggtggaccagggttgactctagaaggtgttggtacgatatgggtatcaaattaaaggcattaatgagggttttaaaagggagtggcccttagttgtatatatgtaatatatgtaatacgacgaagagtattcctgccaagatgccaagggcttttgatttcgccctgcaggactttttcattttcttctacttaatatggtaggtgccacacccattttacaaagttttttctaaagttatatttttttgcctcaataaatcaatccaattaccatgtttcatccgttttttcgtatttggtatagaattatggcattttttcatgtGTCGAAATTTtacatatcgaaaaagtgggcgtggtaatagttggatttcggccattttctacgccaagataaagtgagttcaaaaaatgtttttttgctcaagttatcgtattaaagaCCGAggggaagggcagacggtcgactgtgtataaaaactgggcgtggcttcaaccgatttcgtccattttcacagaaaatagttatcgtcacagaatctatgcccctagcgaatttcacaaggattggtaaatttttgttagacttatggcattaaaagtattctagacaaattaaatgaaaaagggcggagccacacccattttaaaattttcttttatttttgtattttgatgcaccagatcattactggaggtgaatttcgacataatttaataaaattttttgttaaaatttgacttttacaatttttttttgtttaaagttggcgtgttcttcatccgattttactaatttttatttagcacacatatatagtaatagaagtaacgttcctgtcaaatttcatcatgctatcttcaacgactgccaaattacagtttgctaaacttttaaattaccttcttttaaaagtgggcggtgctaagcccattgtccaaagttttactaattttctattctgcgtcgtaaagtcaacccagctaccaagtttcatcgctgtatctgtttttggtaatgaattatcgcattttcttggtttttcgaaattttcgatatcgaaaaagtgggcgtggttgtagtcgtatatcgttcattttaaatagcgatctgagatgagtgcccaggaacctacataccaaatttcattaagatacctcaaaatttacccaagttatcctgttgacgggcagacggacggacatggcacattcaaatttttttttgatactgatgatttctatatatggaagtctatacctatccatctcgattactttatacctgtaaaaccaaccgttatccaatcaaagttttaatgccctgtgtacaagtacagctgggtataataaaatgcaataaaataatatactttGCCAACCATTCcttttaataatataatataattttttaattaattacacTTTTTTCAGTGCCCCTttgtcaattttaatttttttgacatcaTCATGTTTGGTGGCCGGACAAGTTATAAATCCAGGTCCGTGTCGGAAAGATATAAACTATTTGTGCGTGGACTCAACAAGGGTGAGTATTAAGTTCTATAtacctaaattaattaattatcagCTCTATAAAGCTAGGCCAGTTTTATAGTGCTATGTATAGAGTTTAACATCATTTTATAAGCTTATGTTTTAATTATTTACAGCTCGCAGGTACCTGGTATATTCAATATAGTTATCCCGTCTGGATGGATAAGGATTACCGCTGCCAACAAACTGGGTTCACTCGTGGTCATATAGTAAGCAGCGACATAAGTAATGTTGAGTAAGTATTTTTAATTGCAGGCAAAGCTTTTGGTTTTAGGTGAAAGTTAtgttgccttttgtattgttgaTTTTTCAACAGGGTGTAAAAGTGAAGACTTTTgtgtcaaaagaaatttttttcaaattccaaGTGCATAGGTAAAATATTTGTTTCCCTTTTCGTTCTCAAAAAataacactgaagatggcacaacaccgaaGACGGTTCGTAttgaaatcaaatttgacaaagaATGATGGAAAatggttccaatatacatcaattacttGAATTGGAACCATTTTCCGTTGTGCCATCTGCCACGCAATTTATCGATAACGAAACAAGAACGACAATTTAACTATAAAActtgattttgaaaaaataattctttcaacCCAAATGACTACACTTttctttatattatatatatggccCGAACTAATAGTTTTCAATGCAagagaattgtcgcagcggagagGGGTGAGAGCAGAGTACAGTATGCTTTACACTGGGACCTCGAAAACAATTGCTGCCAAATGTTTGCCTGCATAGATGACCTAGACATGCTGGTTAGGGGTAAAATTCTTGTAAAGTTAAAAATTGAGCCACAAATCAGCCAAGCAAACACTGGACTGGAGAGCTGGTCTGCCGAAATGATTGATCTCATCAAGGCTCATGCAGCCCTGATGATTAGGTCTCCGAAAATATTGAATAAGGATCTGACGAATACTCAAAACCTCTTCGTGTTTAAGCTGCATTGAAGATGATGAGATTAAATCAAGGGTTCAGAACTTTTTTCGGCGCTAGGTTATAGTATTTTATTCTCAGTTTAATCAGATCTCCGGAGTATATATCCGTGGTCTAATTTAGTGGTATTTGAAAACACATCTTCGCTACAAATGAGTTATAAAAGTGGAGTTCACTAACTCTAGGTTTTACTTGCTTAATTTGttttcaaccgatttcacagCTTTGGCCGTCCAAAACGTTGCTCCATTCGATTTTTCATTTGACTCACGGATGCCAATTTTAAAaccaaaggaatttaaatcgttttccatctggtccttccagcggagaggGCCGCCCTGTCTGTTTTTTCCTTTAGTTTTGAGCCACTGTACTTCCCGATTCTAGCTATGCTaaaggtgttgctcaacgtcaatttgcacagccgtataaatttTGTGCGGAAACCAAATGCAGACATGACGTATATGGGCTGCTCGTTTTCAAGCTTtcgaaggcggttttaaaatTGACTAAGAGGTAATgagtgtcaattcttttttcgcgattttttttttaagatttggcgcatagtCAAACTCTGGTCGATTGGGGATTTACCAGTTTTGAAGCTGCAGTTTGCAGTATTCCACTTTGTGTATACTGGGCAAAGACCACTTGGATTCCAAGCGTCAGACTTGCACTCGTCCGATCATATTTCGCACATCCGATGGTATTTCGCAAAAAGGGTTATACATATGCCTTTTATCAACTCCTCGTTGCCCCGCAGAGAAACCATTAAAGCCCGCGGTCTTGCTGTTTTTTAATCCGGTTATTGATATTCTGATTTCGTCACAGTCGGGTGGAGGAACTTAAATTCCATAAATTCATCGATTGCGGGCTCAAAGTCATCATCTTCCTTGGGCGCTAGGTGCATCGCTACTATCGGAACGTTGGTTAAAAGTCACCGGTTTCATTTTAAAAGTATTTTACCCCGGACTAAGAACCTTTCATCTGTCGTCGAATTGTTTGCTAAAATTTGCAGGCGTCATTCCTGGCGACTAAAAGCGCATGCTACTCGCACTTATGCCTTTCTGTCTATTCTTTTTCCTCCTGCAAAGGCGTCTCACTTCCCCTCTCAGCTCACAGTAGCGTTCACATATTCTTCTTGATGTTTACTTTGaaaatatacacattttttcacATTTATTAGCGGGTCCGAAAGGCTTAAAACCGGAACACTAACATTCCTTGAGGATGGACAACTTCAAATTAAATATAATGGAGAAGATGGTATGTTATTATAATGATATCTTTCTAAGAAATTTAAACtataacttttatttatattttgcagcTCTTTTTTTCAAAGTTCTGAGTGTTGATTACAACAACTATATTGTCATGTATTCCTGCCTGGATTTATCATCGGGTAACCACGCCGGttagtaatttttattttgagtaaGCATTTCGATTTGTGTCTATGTCCGATCGCTGCCGACCGAAAGCGAATGGTGAGCGATATAAGTATAAATAGAAGCGGGTCTCTTATTGGTGGAAAATCAGTACCAGTGAAAACCTTTTCGAATCTTAAGTTTTTTGGACAATGTCTTATTTTACTAAAAGTTATTTCAGCCGACTTGTTCTCATTCCCTATGCCATAAAGGCAGTAAAGAAGATATAGGAGCACACGCTAGTGCGACTCTCTCACATACAGGACATGTATTTTAAAATGTATGGCAATGCATAGTTGATCTTGCCGATCCGTGCAATGTATGGAGTAGAAAAAACTGTTTCtactaatttttgttttaattttatttaagaaatatttttcataattttttttattatttagttttggaaatttttttcacTGACTTCTTTTACTAAATctttttatttactattattatttttataagttttttttctaaattatttctctcttttttaaatattttttttttgccaataatCTTTACTATATTTAATGAAATCAAGTTTTCTATTTTCTTACCTTTTCacaaattttgtgaatttttaaaatttttttgttcttgttattaattacttatttttactttttatacaCATTTCACAAAAATGGGTTTTTTactaattattttcaaaaattttctttgcttattttttttagtagttctaaataaaaagttgttttccaattctttatactcagttgagcagagctcacagagtatattaactttgattggataacggttggttgtacaggtataaaggaatcgagatagatatagacttccatatatcaaaatcatcagtatcgaaaaaaatttgattgagccatgtccgtccgtccgtctgcccgttaacacgataacttgagtaaattttgaggtatcttgatgaaatgtggtatgtaggttcctgggcactcatctcagatcgctatttaaaatgaacgatatcggactataaccacgcccactttttcgatatcgaagatttcgaaaaaccaaaaaagtgcgataattaattaattggtaggtgagttgaaattatgacgcagaatagaaaataagtaaaattttggacaatgggtgtggcaccgcccacttttaaaacaaggtaatttaaaagctttgcaagctgtaatttggcagtcgttgaagatatcatgatgaaatttggcaggaacgttactcctcttattatatgtatgcttaataaaaattagcaaaatcggagaacgactacgcccacttttaaaaaaagaattttaacaaaaaatttaatatctttacagtatataagtaaattatgtcaacattcaactccagtaatgacatggtgcaacaaaatacaaaaataaaagaaaatttcaaaatgggcgtggctccgccctttttcatttattatgtctaggatacttttaatgccataagttgatcaaaaatttacgaatcgatatatctttactaaactcagttcacgtacttatctgaactcactttgtgttggtataaaaaactgtcgaaatccgactatgaccacgcccactttttcgatgtcgaaaataacgaaaaataaaaaaaatgccataattctataccaaatacgaaaaaggaatgaaacatggtaattggattggtttattgacgcaaaatataacttcagaaaaaaaatttgtaaaatgggtgtgacacctaccatattaagtagaagaaaatgagaaagttctggagggcgaaatcaaaagcccttggaatcttggcagtaatactgttcgtggtattacatatataaatgaattagcggcaCCTTACAGATGATGttccgggtcaccctggtccacagtttggtcgatatctcgaaaacgccttcacatatacaactaccaccactcccttttaaaaccctcattaatacctttaatttgacacccatatcgtacaaacacattatagagtcacccctggtccacctttatggcgatatcttcaaaaggcgtccacctatagaactaaagcccgctcccttttaaaatactcattaacacctttcatttgatacccatatcgcagaGTCAccccaaacaaattctagagtcagccctggtccacctttatggcgatatcgctaaatggcgtccatccatagaactatgtcctactctctcttaaaatactctttaataccttccatttgatacacatgacatacaaacacattccagggttaccctaggttcattttcctacatgctgatttttccttattttgtctccatagctctcagctgagtatgtaatattcggttacacccgaacttagccttccttacttgtttttatcaaaaacttttctttttttctttttattaacaaattttaaaatttttaaaattttttactttatgaggtgagtttggtcaaaggctgagggctcaagtcaatccagagtcggatggaggtcccacttcccccacctaaataaatacccCCGTAagccccgtcttactcagaggataTAATTACAAAATATTATGGTTGCCCAAGAGGTCGGGGGGAAAATATCATCGGCAGAACcaaccttgtaactttaccccccgtcgacctaAAGGTAGTCCCTGGAATAAGTGttagggctgcccaataggccggggggaagtaccatcggcagaaccgaccttgtaactttaccccccgtcgacgcaaagggagtccctggaatgcaTTTATATTGGCtggggcagtctgccagggtagtggggaaatccgccccgccactgttcgtgcattacctttccagtCGAttgcggccgacacgcacttcacttacctacggcgaagtgtgcctggtatattccggccaatcattatattcatatgtatgacCATTGTATTTAACCTGGACCGGGTAGGAGTGGGTActcgcaatgcatgattggtaggcgagttgcacgttgcgacgattggataacggtggaatctttcgttGTTCCAGATGCCTTTTCACGGCTTCATTGATATATGTCACGGTGGCCCCAGTATagatcagggcgcggcacatcaatccttcgatggacCCCTGTATGTAAAACGGCCGTCGTTCCCCttccctttggctacggatgataatagtgcgggtgttatcggattacttcggttcattccgtagcatgcacaatccctggaAAGCGTTCCGTCTCGGCCGCATGTAGAACAAAAAATTCGTCTTTTATTGGTGCAATGGTagcggcggtggccgcgtttcttgcatcgccagcaggtgtttccTGCATCGTAGTGGTCAGTGAATGTGGAGAGGGAGTGCGAtatttgatcattctgctcctccagcAGATTCTCGATTACTACTGTGCTTAAGCTATAtgctaacagtcggctctgtttggcttcttcgctccgcagtagttcgtactcgtcggtgagctgctctatcgtttggaactcgccacgcttcacaaaaagtcgatactccacACGTAGCTcgtcgtatatgcgttctagGATGATCGtctttgcacaaagtcgggtggcggAGAATCATCGTatggagggcgaggatatagtccttggccttttctctgctcgtctgttttctttggcggatagcgtcctctagctggctaatatttcgcttcggcaaaaagaattttccggcttcggagcggaagtcagcccatgtatgtagttgttgttttcgcaggcggaaccattgaagggctttgccacgcggtatttctggaagggttgggaggagttgatctggcttaaacagatagcattctgccagttcctcaatcctttccaggaagtcgtataatgtgtcgcctccagcataatgtacatcccagcggcggactgtattcatgacctccgtgttacttatgccgctctgctcgCGCTGGGGGCATATTGCTTTGATTGTGACGGCCGGCATGATGTTTTGCGTAGATATGACTGGCCtggcctcttcggcggcgatctccatctctacctctctcaaaagattttccTTTGACTTACGCTTGcgttggtctcggacgtatgcgctgagtgtattacgcaattcggcgacggtatgtccttcggtgAAGATTCGGTAGCGCttgcattcttcgattagcctctccttcttcagcaggtaaatccagcttagagagtcgacgttgagtgtggtggtggtggtttccTCCTCTGAGTAACAGGGGGGTgagccccgtcttactcagaggagatgattacaaaatattagggttgcccaataggacGGGGGGgggagtaccatcggcagaaccgactttgtaactttaccccccgtcgacctaAAGGTAGTCCCTGGAATAAGTGttagggctgcccaataggccggggggaagtaccatcggcagaaccgaccttgtaactttaccccccgtcgacccaaagggagtccctggaatgtatttatattggctcgggcagtcggccagggtagtggggaaatccgccccgccactgacgttgggacgggtttccttcctacccgagaaggctgctcgtgcattacctttccattGAGTAATagggggtgtaaatcccgtcttactcaccggaaatgtgggtaaaccggcAGGGCGCTCGACAAGcaggggcgtaccatcggtggaaccgaccttgtaacgcaccctcataacccaaagggcaccccttgtcgaccgccgatggtggccgacacgcacttcacttacctacggcgaagtgtgcctggaaTATTCCGGCCAGTCATTATATTCATATGTAACTATGAACACATtgagaattatg
The DNA window shown above is from Eurosta solidaginis isolate ZX-2024a chromosome 2, ASM4086904v1, whole genome shotgun sequence and carries:
- the LOC137241000 gene encoding apolipoprotein D-like isoform X1 gives rise to the protein MLKHQFDIAPLSILIFLTSSCLVAGQVINPGPCRKDINYLCVDSTRLAGTWYIQYSYPVWMDKDYRCQQTGFTRGHIVSSDISNVDGSERLKTGTLTFLEDGQLQIKYNGEDALFFKVLSVDYNNYIVMYSCLDLSSGNHAEYVFIHTREPKFDQEVYELYTGALKTQGISTKELKWTNQENCENFAEQPSKRHRWC
- the LOC137241000 gene encoding apolipoprotein D-like isoform X2 — its product is MQENQFDIAPLSILIFLTSSCLVAGQVINPGPCRKDINYLCVDSTRLAGTWYIQYSYPVWMDKDYRCQQTGFTRGHIVSSDISNVDGSERLKTGTLTFLEDGQLQIKYNGEDALFFKVLSVDYNNYIVMYSCLDLSSGNHAEYVFIHTREPKFDQEVYELYTGALKTQGISTKELKWTNQENCENFAEQPSKRHRWC